Proteins from a single region of Urocitellus parryii isolate mUroPar1 chromosome 4, mUroPar1.hap1, whole genome shotgun sequence:
- the Ambp gene encoding protein AMBP, which translates to MWGLRALLLLLATCVAASADPVPDDIQVQENFDVTRIYGKWFNLAVGSTCPWLKRIKDKMSVSTLVLGEGATASEISVIHTHWRRGVCEEMSAAYEKTSTAGKFLHRKPKWNMTMESYVVHTNYDEYAIFLTKKMSRHHGPTITAKLYGRKPQLRDSLLQAFREVALGVGIPEDSIFTMANRGECVPGEQEPEPTPLSRARRALLPQEEEGSGAEPPVPGFNRKEDSCQLAHSAGPCMGLFTRYFYNGSSMTCETFTYGGCLGNGNNFISEKECLQTCRTVAACSLPIVPGPCRAFIQLWAFDAVQGKCVLFNYGGCQGNGNKFYSEKECKEYCGVPGEGDEELLRYSN; encoded by the exons ATGTGGGGTCTCCGCGCCTTGCTTCTGCTGTTGGCCACCTGCGTGGCGGCGAGCGCTGACCCTGTGCCAGATGACATCCAAGTGCAGGAGAACTTCGACGTCACCCGG ATCTACGGGAAGTGGTTCAACCTGGCCGTTGGCTCCACCTGCCCTTGGCTGAAGAGGATCAAGGACAAGATGAGCGTGAGCACGCTGGTGCTGGGAGAGGGGGCCACGGCGTCGGAGATCAGCGTCATCCACACCCACTGGCG GAGGGGCGTCTGCGAGGAGATGTCCGCGGCCTATGAGAAGACCAGCACGGCGGGCAAGTTCCTCCACCGCAAGCCCA AATGGAACATGACCATGGAGTCCTACGTGGTGCACACCAACTATGACGAGTACGCCATTTTTCTGACCAAAAAAATGAGCCGCCACCATGGACCCACCATTACCGCCAAGCTCTACG GGCGGAAGCCACAGCTGAGGGACAGCCTCCTGCAGGCGTTcagggaggtggccctgggcgTGGGCATCCCTGAGGACTCCATCTTCACAATGGCCAACAGAG GGGAATGTGTCCCTGGGGAGCAGGAGCCAGAGCCCACCCCACTCTCG AGAGCCCGGCGGGCTCTGCTGCcccaagaggaggaaggatcaGGGGCTGAGCCGCCAGTACCGGGTTTCAACAGGAAGGAAG ACTCTTGCCAGCTGGCCCACTCAGCAGGTCCCTGCATGGGCCTGTTCACGAGGTATTTCTACAATGGATCGTCCATGACCTGTGAGACCTTCACATATGGCGGCTGCTTGGGCAACGGCAACAACTTCATCTCTGAGAAGGAGTGTCTGCAGACCTGTCGCACCGTGG CGGCCTGCAGCCTCCCCATAGTCCCTGGTCCCTGCAGAGCGTTCATACAGCTCTGGGCATTTGATGCCGTCCAGGGGAAGTGCGTCCTCTTCAACTATGGGGGTTGCCAAGGCAACGGCAACAAGTTCTACTCAGAGAAGGAGTGCAAGGAGTACTGTGGCGTCCCTGGCGAAG